The DNA window attcgggaagctacgtcatatctttgaatcgtcgataccacaatcccttaagaccagggtctttaaccagtgcgtcctacccgtaatgacgtatggagctgaaacgtggacactcaccgtgggcctggtccataaattcaaggttgctcagcgtgcgatggagagagcgatgctcggggtatctctggtggataaaattcgtaacgaagtcatccgccagagaaccaaagttaccgatattgctcgcagaatcagcacgctgaagtggaaatgggccggccatgtctgcagacggacagacggtcgatggagcagacacgtgttagagtggagaccacgtttaggcaaacgtagtgtaggacgtcctgcggcacgatggaccgatgatttgaagaaggtggctggcagcggatggatgcgggctgcccaggaccgggatggttggcgctctttgggggaggcctacgttcagcagtggacggcgataggctgagatgatgatgatgaaataagtGGCGTTAGACAATAAATACTGTTCGTTTGTCATTGGCAACCTAAGATGGTCCTGAAAGTTTCAGACTTTTAGAAGCAATATGCCATTGCAATTCTTGTAGGTTGTGATAACGATAACGAGAGTCACAAGCGAAATCTTTTTGGAATTAAAagcaactgttttatttttacatacgaAGTAATATCAAAATAGTTCAGTTTGAAAGTCCATTTCACGTGTTTTTAAATACCACACCTTACTTTTAAGGGGTTCAATAGGAATGTAAAGGTGGAGTTTCAATAATCTTTTGGATAAAAATCTTTCAGATTTATAATTAGTTAAGCTATTCACTGCACACTAGTCGAACAAACTGGTGGTTGATACTTTGATTAAATTGCTATTAAAATCTTCGAAATTCGAATTCTTTGGTTTGAATCTTTGACTTGTATGGTGGCGCTGTCACCTGACAGTTTAGTTTTCAAAGTGAGCCCTTCAACAAAACCCACATCTGTGTCTTaagaaatatcatttatttcagCTTTGAATTTAGTCAAAAACTTCATCAACTCAGCTTTCTAAcgattgttttaatattctttggTTTTTCTTCAGATGTTCCTAGCTTCtctgaattatttttgtcactttTATACGTATTAGCTGTGCCATTATTGTGTACTGCAGTTTTTGGTAGATATTTTGGCTTActcttaacatttttataatttcttggCTTGAATGAACTTATTCTTGGATAAAGCGAATTCCTCTTAATAactctatttttattcaagttatCAACTGTTTCTCTCGCTCTTTCTAACAGATCATGAAGAAGACCTCTTGGAATGAAACCTCGATGAAATTTTCTATCAATTTTGTCTTTTAATGATGGTATTCTCCACTTGCCTCTTGGTATACTACTTTCTACATCATTTCTTTTAACTCTGCCGGAATTTTGATGTCTTTGGAaaattcctttatttattttcaaacctTTGTTCATATCATTGATTCTTCTTCTTAAAGCTGCGTTCACAGTAATATAGTCATTAGGGAAATCTTCAAAATCGTATGATATGTCCGCTACATACACATTAACGTCATCAATATCATCATCGACAGCGCGCTTCGGTCTGGCATTATTTACCGTCTTAGCTtcgataaatgttttattactgtTCTCAATGTCGTGACATGCTTCAATTTTAGTATTGGCAAGGACCCAAAATCCAAAAGCTTTAGGCGGTAGGTTGATAATCAAAGTTCTGTATGGACTAACACGTTTCACCACGGGGTTTAAATCACCCTCGTAGAACATGGCCCGACCATTGACGACAATGTTCCTGAAATACAAAGAATAGTTTAAATAACTCTGGTTGTAGGGAAACAGGTTAATCAATTAAACACAGAATACATTCATACCCGTTGTGGTCACTTCCGAGTATAAACTGCATGATATCACCACCTTCCTCCCTGTGAGACAGCTTTAGAGAAAATCTAGCAGGTTCATCATCCATATTAGCTCCAAAGAAAGTGACAGCCCCGGGGATTGGCTTGTGACGCAGCGATGTACAGTGCGCGAATAGAATCGCTTGTTGGGGTTCCATATTGACATTCAACACACGCTCACCGACCAGGTTTTTGAATAAGAGGGCCATGTAGAAACTCTAGATGAAACAGAGaagaataataatacatttctcggttttaatataggtaccttaattttatctttaagtCGCATGCAcgagacatccagactcagaacaagtttTCATGAATCACACGGATATTTGTGCTTTACAAGCCTTTATTTTGGTCTGaaattattctgttaaaatCAATTACTCACGAGTGTTGGTTCATACAACTCTTCTTCCTCTAGCTCCCTATAATGCACAGTGAACCCGTTCTTGGCAGAGTAGCCGAGCCTGGCGAGCCAGTCTGCCGCCCGCTCCAGGTCATTGTACTGCCGCCGGTTAATTTCGGTCAGCCACAGCGGCGTTTCGCTGCGGGCGAACATTCGCAGGATCTTCATGCGATCGTATTCCGACATGCGCTCCATTTGGTACGACGTAGAATTTCTGTTAATTAGAAAAAAGTGTcctttttaatatgtattttcgTACAATTAAGTGAGCCGTAtgcctacaaaaaaaaacaaacagattgTATGGAACTTTAGAGTGACTTGAACCGCTTGTCAGATTACTGCTCTTGTAATAAACTATACCTTAGTTATTCTAAATGTCACAGCATCACATTTACCAAACACATTTTCTGTATCTGTGGATAACGTTGTGAGTTGTATATTTGTTGATTTTACTGTAAAGTCGCTATGTTACGACATGTATACTGCTGTTTGTTATCcctatctaaataaataaataaatgatattacaATGTAAGATAAGAAAGTACAAAACGAAACACACAGGTAGAAAGTTACTagcagaaatatttataatccacCTTTGAGaacaaaacgaataaaaatcgTTGTCTGATAAATAAGACTCGTTGTACCCGGGACACATCATTCGTGTGCTTGtcgaaaacaatacaatttcgTTTGGATTTTGGAGAAATTTGACCTTGACCTTGCACTTTGTTAGTTGGCATGAATGGTCCTTCCGTTATTCCTTTTGCCCCAAAGGCAGTCATTTGGAAAGCACTTTTATGTAAACGAATATTATCATCAAAAAAATGTCTCGACTTGGAATGATCGCCATTAAGGAGACTTTTACATAAGCGGGGTGGTTTTTGGAAATTTGTCAGAACAATCCTACATATGAGCAGGACATTCCGTTTGTCTCTTTCCTCCATTTCAtcacaaaaattacaaatttcatcCACGGAAGTAAAGCCTGAATAATTAATTCTACACGAATATGCAAATCCTGATTTTTCGCCACTGTCCCAAGatacttagtaaattatttgcatcattttatttgtgaacTTAAACGTGGCAGTTTTTCATTCACGTGAAGGAGCGACGTTCTCTCCGTTAGCTCCGTGCTTCACGATCTTCATCCGATTCCTGAGACCTACCAAGTCTCAAACTTTCCTTTAAGATGTCGTTGCAAGTATTATACTTAATGATTtgcgttttataatattttacttcttaaaCTTACTAActtaatctacactaatattataaagaagtgAACGGGTCAACAACCGTGCAACACGTGTCACGTTTTACCTGGCCccatcattttctttattacttaTTTCGTGATAATTAGTTAGTTCACCAATCGACACGTTACCGTACGCGTGACTCATACCTCTTTAATCTAACctcattttagtttaatttaatcttaatctCTCTACGTATTGACTTGGAATATAGtgaattttattatctttactcGAGTCTATCCTTTCTCGACCCAATCCCGAACATTGGTCCTTCGAGCTATCTATTAGCGGGACCTTAACGCGAGTGCAATCCTCTGTGCGAACTGTATTCGCATTATTTATTTCGCTGACGACTAGTGGCAGTGGATTACACAGTACATCCTTATCTTGTGACCCTGCACTACCTCATCTCGTCGCATCTCGTGATCCTGCGCGTCTCTGTAACCTGGAGAAAGCCGCTCTGATCCTGTGACCTCAGTGCCTAGGAGGGCGCAATCTACAATCTTCCGGCTTGTTCTACCCCGCTACacaagtaagtttttttttcttattataataatggcCACGATGGAAGATATCTTAGCTACTCAACAACAAATCATTGAAGCAATTGACAAATTATACGCCAACTTCAAGAAAGATGGAGCGGAAAGAAAGACACCCGACTACCTAGGTCGGCGATTAGAGAACTTGGAGcaatattttacagaatttcATAACAACCATATGAATTTACTGTCTTTTGACGATCAATCTCATGCATATTTCACCTCCAGCCAGTATGATCAAATGAAACTTAAGTATGGGAATATTAAGGCAGcccatacaaaattataaacctCTGTTGGACAGGCCGCAAACTCCTATACTAAAACCCTCTACCTTTCAATCAGTTTCAACCCCTCAACCTCGAAGTGTATCATTCCCGAATACCCCTCTAAAAGTCAGTTCTGATGTTAATACTACTGAGGAACTATTGAGGAAACAAGCTACGAATTTTAGAGCTTTTTCAAGAGAAGCTCAAGATATAGATCTCAATCTCGTCTCAGAAAAATGGGAGTTTGAAGACATCTTGAAAACCCTTATGACACGGTGGACAGCTATCGACTCACTACATTAGGAGCTGGACAACGGATCAAACGCCCAATATGAAGAGCAATTTACAAGCTAGCTACGGAACAAAAGCCGCACCCTTTTTGGCTATGATAACACTAAAACAACTCGCTAACGATGAAAGGCCAAATTACCTGACATATTAGAAAATTCCTTCTATATGGATGATCTAATGCATGGCGCTCATTCAGTAGAAACTGCAAAGCAGCTTAAGATTGAGACGTCTGACCTCCTAAAGGCAGGTGGTCTCAATCTCCGAAAATGGCGTTCAAACTTACCGGAACTGGTAGATGACCTCGATATTCTTCAGAAGgacgaatttcaatttaaacagcCAGAGTCTACAAAAACTTTAGGCCTTCGTTGGAACCCTAAAGAAGACCTATTTATCTTTCATCCCATAGAAATTACTTCTGAAGGTGTCCCTACTTAATGGCAACTCTTATCTGAAATTTGGCGATTCCTGTCGAAAACTTGCGCCTCAAAGATCTCTACAACCTCTTAAAAGTAAAAGCAAGGTACAGCTATAGCTATATACGCCGGAATCAACATAAGAAAGGATTCTTATGTAACTTTAACGGGAACTGATCTTCAATCCTGTGTCAGACGTAATCCCATGATGATATTATGTCATATCAGAAATCCTATTTATCACTTGAGCGATGATCATAACTTATGTGGGACTATACCTGAAACCAGGACCTGTAAGACTGTGAAACAACTTTTGAAAAAACACTTGGAAGGAATTAACCTCGAACAACAGATGCTTTTATTTCCGCTGCGATTAATGCCATATTAAATTTCTATGCGAGGGTCAAAGTACAAAAAGAAAGATTTGTATGTATCCAAAGGCagtttgtaatgaataaactcaaaaactactttaccgatttcgaaaattctttcAGAATGGGAATGCTTCATTATCTTAGATTAAAATAGgctataattttcaaaaatattgggGTTCCGTAAGataattgcgatattgtaacaaAAGGTGTCAAATCgtaaacctatttctgcgtacgctgttAAAACGGGTTTGTAAATCTCTTAAACATCTACATTAAAGTCCGTGAGGTAGGTCTTACAGTTTAGCCACAGCAACCTCATTcgtgttacaaaattttatgtttatgatattttagcTTATTTCCAGGACGAAATCCATGTTCAAGTATATACAGCGTGtatgaaaaaaatgtcaaaTGCGTCTGTTCAGACGTGCAAAAAATAACGTggctttctattggtaaaagaaTATCGGAAATCGGTTTCGTACATGTTGAGATTACACCCTCCCCCTCTCTCCACTACCATGGCACATACTCACAAACTTTACctttgtgtaatattataaaaaataaaaccataactattatttttcctacatacctactaatattataaagctgatgAGTTTTTAGTTTGACCGCGCTTATCTTAGATATTACcgggtcccaattctgctatttacaatggccgatgaatgaatgaaatttggcttataATGAcgattttcgtattctcttaagaattttttaaacacaataattggaaattcagtacgggacggtacattCAAGGTcaacaattaacttccaattattgcaTTGCCATAATGTTTAAtcgaataggaataatttcaaatttaatccaattccattcattcatcggccgttgtaaatagcagaatcggggtcctggtttattcgaaaaaatatttcagtggtataataatatagtacatTCATTCAGGAGGGATACATGATATGTATCTTACATCACTCTATGAATAATAAGAGCAGAGCAGTAACAAAATACCTTATAAATAAGGGCGAAAGTTGCGTGGCCACAAAAAAAGAATCCTTTAAATATCCTAACTTATAATCTTCTAAAAACGCGGACGTCGCGTCGCGGGCAGCTGCtagtcatatatatttttatatgtttgcaTTGTCTGCATTTAATTCGTAGATTTTTCGATGAAACAAAACCTAAGATATACCTGAGGCAGcgtatattattaatataatgctATGGACCAGGTGATTAATGTGGGCATTATTTAattagcattatttatttagcattaATGCCAAAACGGTTTCCGTAGAGGCAGGTCTACAACGTTAGCAGTCTACAAATATGTACAAGAGGCTCTAACTATCgtcaacaataaaaactatgcAGTGGGTATATTGCTCGACATGACCAAAGCCTACGATAAGgtgaaatttaacattttattagacAAGCTACATGGCATAGGAATACGAGGAAAAGCTCATAAATGGTTTGCCTCATATCTAAAGGATAGGACACAACTcgtagaaataaaatacttcgaCCACAACACAAACTTAATAAGTAAAGTGAGATCTGTAAGCAAACCAGTAAAGGCGTCTATTCCCCAAGGAAGTAAAACTATAAACGGGCCTTGTGTTCTATTCGCAGACGATATCTCCTTGCTTACCTCGTGCCAAACGACAATATAAACACCAAATTAAACTCTCTTCTTTCTACAGCTGTAAACTGGATGGACAACCATAACTTAGAAATTAACttcacaaaaactaaattaatcacATTTCACCCCCATCAAAAGCCTACCTTAAAACTTAACTTcacttttaataacataaaaatagaacaagCAAACGAATTTACCCTACTCGGTTTATCTATTGATACCCACACAAATTGGAAATCCCACATACAAAAAATTTGAGcaaaaatgtcaaaattttcatATGCCCTACgcgaaataaaaagaacaacaaaCCTTCAAACAGCACTTGTTACCTACTACGCATATGCCCAAGCATGGCTCAGCTATGGAGTCATGCTGTGGGGTAACAGTACAGACTCACAAACCatctttatattacaaaaaaagttaatcaGGATAATAGCAAACATagaacagacagacagctgtaaaccacattttcaaaaacttaatatacttacactaccctgtttatacattttagaaCTATGTAAATTTGTcagaaaacatcaaaattactACACCAGTTGCCAAGATATacaaaaaagatacaattttagacataacaaaaacaaactaaataaacctcAATCTCGAATTAAAATGCACTCAACTAGCCCCCTAATTATGTCCATTCAAATCTATAATAAACTGCCAAATGAAATTAgacaagaaactaaaataagcatatttattaataaattaaaaagattctTCGTATTAAAGGCATATTATACTGTAAAGGAGTTTCTGGATGATAAAACaatcgtaaatttaaatcatCCTGCCTAAACAAACCAACAACTATTGAGATATAGagtaacaactattattaatattatacaattattctgccctcttcctctctcctaaattttttgcgtgcccaacagggtccatattgaactgctatttattttctaccatctctgtaacatatggaatgcaataaatgattgagtattgagtattgagtattgagtataatGCCCGCGCATTATGAATAATGTCTAGCTTTATCGGGCTAAGTGATGAATTACTATCTTAACTTCATTATTCATCATATTGCTCGGTCATTATTATATTGCTACATGACAGTTGGGCAATTTGAtaccaatgttttattttttatttttttgactttaAAAGATGATTAGAAACTTTAAGAGATTTTAATTATACGTAGGTAATAATGAGTCTGATTGCTTAAactgtagtttattttatgtagtaataagtcatttctataaaacaaagatatgtcgtgaaatttttgttttaaatttaattatattcatgctatattattaatatgacTTTCctgaagttttaaaagaaaaaaatagtggatttaaaaaaaaaagtccttcgtaattattaaaattaatgagtctgattatttaagtaaaataaccttatattaaaataataggttaggttaggttaaaaCTACGACCACGGCACTACAACTACGGCACGAGCCGAGCGCTGCTGCGGTAGCGGCCGGCGAGTGAAAAACCAGAAACGTCTCCCATTTCGATACTGTTCTGTTGATTTCTCGTCATACACAGTCAGTCGCTCACTTAGTATTTATATAACCCCCCAATATCAGCTGGCGAATACGCGGATCTTTGGCCCCTGGCCATATCTGCCTGTCCCCTTTGGCAAGTGCAGGTCATGgttaaggcgacagactactaacaatcacaacgatcgctgggctacagtgaacggctgcagacagtcaagggaagCAGTCCCTATCCGCTCACCAAGActgtctcgcagcctgattgggctaaagcgtATCGACTTACGAAaagtggtgggctcgctgaccgggcacacATCACttaataaacaccttttcaccatcaatgttacagatagtccactatatAGAGGCTGTCtgcaacatgaagaatcagcggcacacgtgctcctggagggcacgggggtcgcggaatgccgggcagggatcctcggtacaccgagctccgtcacagaaacctgcaaacgtcccaggagacttctgcacttctggagggagttgggatggctggattgatagcctcccaaagccacctgacgcacaatgggccgacttggagcctacgtgcggaaaagggagcccatcaccagtaaccagtaacccCCAATATATAAATTTCGACactgtaaattgtaatttacagtCACTCGTTTTATTGCTacccataaaaaaatagtaattaaatatgtttgcaAGTATTACTTTGCCCAAAAGATGATGTGCAATATGTATAGTGCCCGGTCAAtttgattatttgaataattattatcaaattgcACTCTCATATTGAGCATTTTTCATAATGACCGGGCATTATCTATATTGCTCAATTTATCACTTGGTCCATAACACATATACTTAAACAGTGTTCGCATTGAATGCACAAATTTTACACAAACAAGCACAAACAGTTACTTATCGTTTCACAAgatggctatttttttttcaatttcttcaatATATACAAGAACTACTTCTCtactacttatatttatttattatattactatattatatttatagttttactaCTTCTATTATATGTATAGTTAAAAGGTGTCAAACCCATTCAACAGAAGAGCATCCATCATATCGTTGGAAAGCGTGAGGTAGTCCTTGAAGTCACTCTTGGAGTCAGCCTGTAGGCACTTGGTGACGTCACCGCCGACAACCTTCCACTCCTCCGTGCGACCAGGTGGGAAGGTCTCGATGATGTAGCGAAGAGTTTCAAGGTCATTCAGGTACTCTTCGATGGACTGGTTATTGCATTCTACAAGAAAAGTTAAATCATGAAGCAGGCATGAGTTAGCTAAAACGTACGCTAGTTATACTAGCTTtcacactaaaaataaacagtgaaagTTTGGAAACTACGTACGATAGCAAACCGACAAACGCAACGCTACTTACATTATTAAGTAGTATGAGGTGGGATGTTAATTACAACGACAAGTGAATAACTTTAAAggattcaaaatgttttaaaatattcaatttgatcATTGTAGGAATTTTGAGACACctcaaagtaataatataagtcTTACCATATCCCAGCTCCCAAAATAT is part of the Trichoplusia ni isolate ovarian cell line Hi5 chromosome 7, tn1, whole genome shotgun sequence genome and encodes:
- the LOC113495971 gene encoding heparanase-like isoform X1, encoding MSTKQLLVLFLLRSISQSSADTYSVKLTTDQHVNIVDSRFLSFTIDPKYLFSSSYKYNSKECICMAFSLAPAYLRIAGPSTAHMTFHNKTISINEINHDDLKSPGFITDVPKKVPLSFNSRSLEVTHQQWKRFVYWAKSTGFDLVFALNNEEKTVTGIWDPNTALRILTVAEKAKVGNIFWELGYECNNQSIEEYLNDLETLRYIIETFPPGRTEEWKVVGGDVTKCLQADSKSDFKDYLTLSNDMMDALLLNGNSTSYQMERMSEYDRMKILRMFARSETPLWLTEINRRQYNDLERAADWLARLGYSAKNGFTVHYRELEEEELYEPTLSFYMALLFKNLVGERVLNVNMEPQQAILFAHCTSLRHKPIPGAVTFFGANMDDEPARFSLKLSHREEGGDIMQFILGSDHNGNIVVNGRAMFYEGDLNPVVKRVSPYRTLIINLPPKAFGFWVLANTKIEACHDIENSNKTFIEAKTVNNARPKRAVDDDIDDVNVYVADISYDFEDFPNDYITVNAALRRRINDMNKGLKINKGIFQRHQNSGRVKRNDVESSIPRGKWRIPSLKDKIDRKFHRGFIPRGLLHDLLERARETVDNLNKNRVIKRNSLYPRISSFKPRNYKNVKSKPKYLPKTAVHNNGTANTYKSDKNNSEKLGTSEEKPKNIKTIVRKLS
- the LOC113495971 gene encoding heparanase-like isoform X2, with the protein product MAFSLAPAYLRIAGPSTAHMTFHNKTISINEINHDDLKSPGFITDVPKKVPLSFNSRSLEVTHQQWKRFVYWAKSTGFDLVFALNNEEKTVTGIWDPNTALRILTVAEKAKVGNIFWELGYECNNQSIEEYLNDLETLRYIIETFPPGRTEEWKVVGGDVTKCLQADSKSDFKDYLTLSNDMMDALLLNGNSTSYQMERMSEYDRMKILRMFARSETPLWLTEINRRQYNDLERAADWLARLGYSAKNGFTVHYRELEEEELYEPTLSFYMALLFKNLVGERVLNVNMEPQQAILFAHCTSLRHKPIPGAVTFFGANMDDEPARFSLKLSHREEGGDIMQFILGSDHNGNIVVNGRAMFYEGDLNPVVKRVSPYRTLIINLPPKAFGFWVLANTKIEACHDIENSNKTFIEAKTVNNARPKRAVDDDIDDVNVYVADISYDFEDFPNDYITVNAALRRRINDMNKGLKINKGIFQRHQNSGRVKRNDVESSIPRGKWRIPSLKDKIDRKFHRGFIPRGLLHDLLERARETVDNLNKNRVIKRNSLYPRISSFKPRNYKNVKSKPKYLPKTAVHNNGTANTYKSDKNNSEKLGTSEEKPKNIKTIVRKLS